One genomic segment of Primulina tabacum isolate GXHZ01 chromosome 9, ASM2559414v2, whole genome shotgun sequence includes these proteins:
- the LOC142504548 gene encoding uncharacterized protein LOC142504548 gives MASLKTAGVQAGCALVSVRRWAHTVTKPPPLGAAIAHLISPTSLPLVFPENIDDNVKSGAEELPNLPSFAGSMELMAVPKKKVSRHKKGIRNGPKALKPVPVIVRCRACGRVKLPHFFCCSGMKPSPGDQCD, from the exons ATGGCCTCGCTAAAAACTGCTGGAGTTCAAGCGGGTTGTGCTTTAGTAAGTGTCCGCCGGTGGGCGCACACAGTGACTAAACCACCGCCTTTGGGAGCCGCCATCGCCCACTTGATCAGCCCCACGTCGCTGCCATTGGTTTTTCCCGAAAATATAGACGACAATGTCAAGAGTGGAGCTGAAGAATTGCCTAATTTACCTTCGTTCGCTGGGTCTATGGAACTCATGGCCGTCCCCAAAAAGAAG GTTTCTCGACATAAGAAAGGCATAAGAAATGGACCAAAAGCTTTGAAACCTGTTCCAGTTATAGTTCGTTGCAG GGCTTGTGGTCGGGTGAAGCTACCGCACTTCTTTTGTTGCAGCGGGATGAAGCCAAGTCCTGGTGACCAATGTGACTGA